The Lepeophtheirus salmonis chromosome 1, UVic_Lsal_1.4, whole genome shotgun sequence genome has a segment encoding these proteins:
- the LOC121114167 gene encoding uncharacterized protein: MPGNPCSPTVNHSAVCDDKKSYCKANAFKCMDPNYYFNCRKSCGCRGNCHDVSANCIMWPAGCLECESCEKCPRFCGFCEGCNDVFKEELCQKLVRYCYNENVGYFCSKTCNKCRCQDRLKYNSVCRLFKKYGYCNQSTPYYYFMRFSCAVTCEFVSCKRD; encoded by the exons ATGCCAGGCA ATCCTTGTTCTCCGACTGTAAATCACTCCG CCGTATGCGATGATAAGAAATCTTACTGTAAAGCTAATGCCTTCAAATGCATGGACccaaattactattttaattgtAGGAAAAGTTGTGGATGTCGTG GAAATTGTCATGATGTCTCGGCAAATTGTATTATGTGGCCTGCTGGATGTCTAGAGTGTGAGTCTTGCGAAAAATGTCCACGATTCTGTGGCTTTTGTGAAG gATGTAATGATGTATTCAAGGAGGAACTATGTCAGAAGCTTGTACGATACTGCTACAATGAAAATGTTGGATATTTCTGTTCAAAAACATGTAATAAATGCAGATGTCAAGATCGATTAAAGTACAATAGTGTATGCagactattcaaaaaatatggatattgcAATCAAAGTACCccttactattattttatgaggTTTAGTTGTGCAGTTACATGTGAATTCGTGTCTTGTAAACGTGATTAG